From one Anopheles cruzii chromosome 3, idAnoCruzAS_RS32_06, whole genome shotgun sequence genomic stretch:
- the LOC128274528 gene encoding transmembrane protein 185B isoform X1 — MNLQSLFQDFNPSKFVVHCCLFTFTILFCLRLDDYIDWPYWVVFVPLWVWKSIATLGAIVGAIVWCRYPHYRVEGDSYSHFKAMLISLSLHLILLMFELLACDRLTSGRHLWVLVFIPLIFGSAASVGACVWAVKHDRSFELELFCAVNALQFVFLPLKLDGLVSWSWEVVFVPLWIVLCLSLVAVLYSIIFCVILLRTPEVSAQQKKSAFNSAIGNCATVIPVLIFQVLLADKLDEDLNVPYIVVAGPLLVALFTLILLSFNAKGGNKWWFGIRKNFSQFLLGVLPCLQEYGNISYHTENGQTVPLDSAHVQLDEFEKYDKKSKKALTKKNDHLKPVVPIVSIELPD, encoded by the exons ATGAATCTGCAGTCCTTGTTTCAGGATTTCAATCCGAG tAAATTTGTGGTCCACTGTTGCCTGTTCACGTTCACCATTTTGTTCTGCCTCCGCTTGGACGACTATATCG ATTGGCCGTACTGGGTGGTGTTTGTGCCGCTATGGGTGTGGAAATCCATTGCCACGCTGGGCGCCATCGTGGGCGCTATTGTGTGGTGTCGATATCCGCACTACAG GGTGGAAGGTGATTCGTATTCGCACTTCAAGGCGATGCTAATATCGCTGTCGCTGCACCTGATCCTGCTGATGTTTGAGCTGCTGGCCTGCGATCGGCTCACTTCCGGGCGCCACCTTTGGGTGCTCGTGTTCATCCCGCTCATCTTCGGCAGCGCGGCCAGTGTGGGGGCCTGTGTGTGGGCCGTCAAGCACGACCGATCGTTCGAGCTGGAACTGTTCTGTGCCGTCAACGCGCTgcagtttgtgtttttgccCCTCAAACTGGACGGGCTGGTGTCGTGGAGCTGGGAGGTCGTCTTCGTGCCACTGTGGATCGTGCTGTGCCTGAGCCTGGTCGCCGTCCTGTACAGCATCATCTTCTGCGTCATCCTGCTGCGCACGCCGGAGGTGTCGGCGCAACAGAAAAAGTCCGCCTTCAACTCGGCCATCGGCAACTGTGCCACCGTCATTCCCGTGCTCATCTTCCAGGTACTGTTGGCCGACAAGCTCGACGAGGATCTCAACGTGCCGTACATAGTCGTGGCCggaccgctgctggtggccctgTTCACACTGATTCTGCTCAGCTTCAATGCCAAAGGTGGTAACAAGT GGTGGTTCGGGATACGGAAAAACTTTAGCCAGTTCTTGCTGGGCGTGCTGCCTTGCCTGCAGGAGTACGGCAACATATCATATCACACGGAAAACGGGCAAACCGTCCCGCTGGACAGTGCCCACGTGCAGCTGGATGAGTTCGAGAAGTACGACAAGAAGAGCAAAAAGGCGCTGACGAAAAAGAACGATCACCTTAAACCGGTGGTCCCGATCGTCAGCATAGAACTGCCCGATTAG
- the LOC128274528 gene encoding transmembrane protein 185B isoform X2: MNLQSLFQDFNPSKFVVHCCLFTFTILFCLRLDDYIGAIVWCRYPHYRVEGDSYSHFKAMLISLSLHLILLMFELLACDRLTSGRHLWVLVFIPLIFGSAASVGACVWAVKHDRSFELELFCAVNALQFVFLPLKLDGLVSWSWEVVFVPLWIVLCLSLVAVLYSIIFCVILLRTPEVSAQQKKSAFNSAIGNCATVIPVLIFQVLLADKLDEDLNVPYIVVAGPLLVALFTLILLSFNAKGGNKWWFGIRKNFSQFLLGVLPCLQEYGNISYHTENGQTVPLDSAHVQLDEFEKYDKKSKKALTKKNDHLKPVVPIVSIELPD, encoded by the exons ATGAATCTGCAGTCCTTGTTTCAGGATTTCAATCCGAG tAAATTTGTGGTCCACTGTTGCCTGTTCACGTTCACCATTTTGTTCTGCCTCCGCTTGGACGACTATATC GGCGCTATTGTGTGGTGTCGATATCCGCACTACAG GGTGGAAGGTGATTCGTATTCGCACTTCAAGGCGATGCTAATATCGCTGTCGCTGCACCTGATCCTGCTGATGTTTGAGCTGCTGGCCTGCGATCGGCTCACTTCCGGGCGCCACCTTTGGGTGCTCGTGTTCATCCCGCTCATCTTCGGCAGCGCGGCCAGTGTGGGGGCCTGTGTGTGGGCCGTCAAGCACGACCGATCGTTCGAGCTGGAACTGTTCTGTGCCGTCAACGCGCTgcagtttgtgtttttgccCCTCAAACTGGACGGGCTGGTGTCGTGGAGCTGGGAGGTCGTCTTCGTGCCACTGTGGATCGTGCTGTGCCTGAGCCTGGTCGCCGTCCTGTACAGCATCATCTTCTGCGTCATCCTGCTGCGCACGCCGGAGGTGTCGGCGCAACAGAAAAAGTCCGCCTTCAACTCGGCCATCGGCAACTGTGCCACCGTCATTCCCGTGCTCATCTTCCAGGTACTGTTGGCCGACAAGCTCGACGAGGATCTCAACGTGCCGTACATAGTCGTGGCCggaccgctgctggtggccctgTTCACACTGATTCTGCTCAGCTTCAATGCCAAAGGTGGTAACAAGT GGTGGTTCGGGATACGGAAAAACTTTAGCCAGTTCTTGCTGGGCGTGCTGCCTTGCCTGCAGGAGTACGGCAACATATCATATCACACGGAAAACGGGCAAACCGTCCCGCTGGACAGTGCCCACGTGCAGCTGGATGAGTTCGAGAAGTACGACAAGAAGAGCAAAAAGGCGCTGACGAAAAAGAACGATCACCTTAAACCGGTGGTCCCGATCGTCAGCATAGAACTGCCCGATTAG
- the LOC128274526 gene encoding histone deacetylase 3, translated as MGTKKVSYFFNPDVGNFHYGPGHPMKPHRLSVIHHLVMNYGLHKKMQIYRPYKASAHDMCRFHSDEYIEFLQRVTPQNIQGYTKCLSVFNVGDDCPVFDGLFEFCAMYTGASLEGAQKLNHNHSDICINWSGGLHHAKKFEASGFCYVNDIVIGILELLKYHPRVLYIDIDVHHGDGVQEAFYLTDRVMTVSFHKYGNYFFPGTGDMYEIGAESGRYYSVNVPLKEGIDDQSYVQVFKPVISAVMEFYQPTAIVLQCGADSLAGDRLGCFSLSTKGHGECVKFVKDLNVPTLVVGGGGYTLRNVARCWTYETSLLIDETISNELPMNDYLEFFAPDFTLHPDIPSRQDNANSKQYLEAITRHVYDNLKMCQHAPSVQMFDIPEDALPEDRKASAEVEPNPDVRISQEDEDKGVEPKNEFFDGDNDNDKSENEP; from the exons ATGGGGACGAAGAAGGTGTCCTACTTTTTTAACCCGGACGTCGGCAACTTCCACTACGGGCCCGGGCACCCGATGAAACCGCACCGGCTCTCGGTAATCCACCATCTGGTGATGAACTATGGACTGCACAAAAAGATGCAAATCTATCGACCGTACAA AGCGAGCGCACACGATATGTGTCGTTTCCATAGCGACGAGTACATCGAGTTCCTGCAGCGCGTTACACCGCAGAACATTCAGGGCTACACCAAGTGCCTGTCGGTGTTCAACGTCGGCGACGACTGTCCCGTGTTCGACGGGCTGTTCGAGTTCTGTGCCATGTACACGGGCGCGTCGCTCGAGGGCGCACAGAAGCTGAACCACAACCACAGCGATATCTGCATCAACTGGTCCGGCGGGTTGCATCACGCGAAAAAGTTTGAAGCGTCCGGCTTCTGTTACGTCAATGACATCGTGATCGGTATCCTGGAGCTGCTCAAGTACCATCCGCGCGTCCTAtacatcgacatcgacgtgCACCACGGAGACGGAGTGCAGGAAGCGTTCTATCTGACCGATCGCGTGATGACGGTTTCGTTTCACAAGTACGGCAACTACTTTTTCCCCGGCACCGGGGACATGTACGAGATTGGGGCGGAATCGGGGCGCTACTATTCGGTCAACGTGCCCCTGAAGGAGGGCATCGACGATCAGAGCTACGTGCAGGTGTTCAAGCCGGTCATCTCGGCGGTGATGGAGTTTTACCAGCCGACGGCGATCGTGCTGCAGTGCGGGGCCGACTCGCTGGCGGGCGATCGGTTGGGGTGCTTTTCGCTCAGCACCAAGGGCCACGGCGAGTGCGTCAAGTTCGTCAAGGACCTGAACGTGCCGACACtagtggtcggtggtggcgggtaCACGCTCCGTAACGTGGCCCGCTGCTGGACGTACGAGACGTCGCTGCTGATCGACGAAACGATCTCGAACGAGCTGCCGATGAACGACTATCTGGAGTTCTTTGCGCCCGACTTTACGCTCCACCCGGACATCCCGAGCCGGCAGGACAATGCGAACAGCAAGCAGTACCTGGAGGCGATCACGCGGCACGTGTACGACAATCTGAAAATGTGTCAGCACGCACCGAGCGTGCAGATGTTCGACATTCCGGAGGATGCGTTGCCGGAGGACAGGAAAGCGAGCGCCGAAGTGGAACCGAACCCGGACGTGCGCATCAGCCAGGAGGACGAGGATAAGGGCGTGGAACCGAAGAACGAGTTCTTCGACGGTGATAACGATAACGATAAGAGTGAGAACGAACCTTAA
- the LOC128271763 gene encoding uncharacterized protein LOC128271763: MAPEEVPTLNLECWVEELSPAQKAAYERAEKEHNEVRNRLKAIVQEHGGENIFSGELFTAYQVLGPVPGLEQISEPLSSLAKRKPPVPCVPAATTALHRASPSLPDTPIAVGTRRRSRRSFQRPRGGVPPDEETSPRTPPTVEIADDDEDYMPLAKRMRQREKPGTSRDLSETRKTPEKPAEPKQRRSKSPVQTVSPAPNVRPTEFTAAGGLRIGTEKEKKRAVSAEPSAIVDLTTDDTSNVPADSREISFSKIQGKTYPSLVVIARPSLRVADRTPTDRPALDAKVKGVLVYPSAKFTEWLIQQGLIKSDQLCTVHSGTLLKLGMYSDASKFTHSGGYVWISNCCHGQFTSVFNGSIFEGSPHAPTVLLKLVYHWACQTSISNVVNWVKVDNMYMKRLYTMLRSVCTLALCRHMPKLGGEGKAIEVGVISLGTTTQDGQTRQVKVEVLGVLDRDAKIIRLKAVDPPPYADRSYKKRFTRILEPLDVWVHKNSTILTDLTVDKGTLVGMGFTNVQQVPPAEANEKTSNANVMNYLRSIVPRMFQSTLSLLSRQIIQQFLNELVWREMYGTTPCTAFDNIVRHIAEQSRIENKESLMTRLNKVAIDPFCQWPDLPVSTRPQSSASSSRAQLTTTTPTTTPGRRGRKPKDRSATESPVAPSPLTSSRKAAASPSLPPEPPKKILLKKAKRDEEHASMAARSTAGGGSKPSSPLPAALKKTAPAAAATSRQREDDVVFLESYYYGCTGVDSALKECAIPSEGLHLGCPECPELSFDNNVDLLDHFLRHAHDPPEGSQEGALQCRYCLQYLGDQEALTKHHSVAHPLDTKCAYGKTLNCLICESSFSTAAVLAGHMAKWHRSLEMPYRCAGCDFRSSSRRVTIDHFYARHQRTTLLQCPWCQKMVSATAAANGPEALGKVLRDFLHHLGRHSSKTVSKRCHKCALSFLSKGEHKFHSIFDHVSSSCEPTDVQPLPTTDSQTKIRRPKKKAIVLKELCTYRVVKAYSALELNMECGSVCLECGNDYDSFNHIIGLLQCVKCPYQSACLPSVVNHSVVCSAAQSSESGVTLAAEMHCNCGFSSNDGNALARHLSACERGGTVFSSAEAAQAANSSKRNMLDMLGLVRRDDEQEVDQQQQPEQEQEQDPAEGLQQDTAAVEDAGQPAAAAATAGTSGVSYDPSQSLYNIAATGGEQQFNTQLSLDDLGPSSVLPTPPDTTDCTPQLRDEYQSLATPRVPDQPDY; encoded by the exons ATGGCGCCGGAGGAGGTGCCAACATTAAACCTCGAGTGTTGGGTCGAAGAGCTCAGCCCGGCACAGAAAGCGGCCTATGAGAGGGCCGAAAAGGAGCACAATGAGGTTCGCAACCGGCTGAAAGCAATCGTACAGGAGCACGGTggagaaaacattttttccgGCGAACTATTCACGGCCTACCAGGTActggggccggtgccggggttGGAGCAGATTTCGGAACCGCTTAGCTCGCTCGCGAAACGGAAGCCACCGGTACCGTGCGTTCCGGCCGCTACAACAGCCCTTCATCGGGCCTCACCTTCATTGCCCGATACGCCGATTGCGGTGGGAACTCGACGTCGCAGCCGACGTTCCTTCCAGCGTCCCCGAGGGGGGGTTCCTCCTGACGAGGAAACGAGCCCTCGAacaccaccgacggtggagattgccgacgatgacgaagactACATGCCACTGGCCAAGCGCATGAGGCAACGCGAAAAGCCGGGAACATCGCGGGACTTGTCGGAGACGCGCAAAACTCCGGAAAAgccggcggaaccgaaacAGCGGCGCTCGAAATCGCCCGTTCAAACGGTATCACCCGCCCCGAACGTGCGCCCAACCGAGTttacggccgccggtgggttACGTATTGGcacggagaaagaaaagaagcgTGCCGTTTCCGCCGAACCGTCCGCGATCGTCGATCTGACCACGGACGATACGAGCAATGTGCCGGCGGATTCGCGCGAGATTTCGTTCAGCAAAATTCAAGGCAAAACGTACCCATCGCTGGTCGTTATCGCCCGGCCATCGTTACGGGTGGCCGATCGGACTCccaccgatcggccggcgCTCGATGCCAAGGTAAAGGGCGTCCTAGTGTACCCGTCGGCCAAGTTCACCGAGTGGTTGATTCAGCAGGGACTGATCAAATCCGATCAGCTGTGCACGGTGCACAGTGGGACCCTGCTCAAGCTGGGCATGTACTCCGATGCGTCCAAGTTCACGCACTCCGGTGGGTACGTGTGGATCAGCAACTGCTGCCACGGGCAGTTTACTTCCGTCTTCAATGGGTCGATTTTCGAAGGCTCTCCTCACGCACCGACCGTTCTGCTGAAGCTCGTGTACCACTGGGCGTGCCAAACGAGCATTTCCAATGTGGTCAACTGGGTCAAGGTGGACAACATGTACATGAAGCGACTGTACACCATGCTGCGCTCCGTCTGCACGTTGGCCCTGTGCCGCCACATGCCCAAACTCggtggcgaaggaaaagcCATCGAAGTAGGCGTCATTTCACTCGGAACGACGACACAG GATGGCCAGACGCGGCAGGTAAAGGTGGAGGTGTTGGGTGTTCTGGATCGTGACGCTAAAATCATACGCTTGAAGGCGGTCGATCCACCGCCGTATGCGGATCGAAGCTACAAGAAGCGGTTCACGAGAATTCTCGAACCGCTTGACGTGTGGGTCCACAAGAACAGCACCATACTGACCGATCTGACCGTCGACAAGGGAACGCTCGTCGGCATGGGCTTCACTAACGTGCAGCAAGTGCCACCGGCCGAGGCGAACGAGAAAACCAGCAACGCCAACGTGATGAACTATTTGCGAAGCATCGTACCGCGGATGTTCCAGAGCACGCTGTCGCTGCTGTCGCGCCAAATCATCCAACAGTTCCTGAACGAGCTCGTGTGGCGCGAAATGTACGGCACCACGCCCTGTACTGCGTTCGACAACATTGTTCGCCACATTGCCGAACAGTCTCGGATTGAGAACAAGGAAAGCTTGATGACGCGTTTAAATAAG GTGGCAATTGATCCGTTCTGCCAGTGGCCGGATCTCCCGGTGTCGACGCGTCCCCAATCATCGGCGAGCAGTTCGCGCGCCCAacttacgacgacgacaccaacaacaactccCGGGAGACGCGGCCGGAAACCGAAGGATCGCT CTGCCACCGAATCGCCGGTCGCTCCGAGCCCGCTGACGAGCAGCCGAAAAGCGGCCGCCAGCCCGTCGCTTCCGCCGGAACCGCCAAAAAAGATACTGCTGAAAAAGGCTAAGCGGGACGAGGAACACGCTTCCATGGCGGCCCGATccacggccggtggcggcagcaagCCATCTTCGCCGCTGCCTGCCGCGCTCAAGAAGActgcaccggcggccgccgccactagCAGGCAGCGTGAGGACGACGTAGTGTTCCTGGAGTCCTACTACTACGGCTGCACGGGCGTGGACAGTGCGCTGAAGGAGTGTGCCATACCGTCCGAAGGGTTGCACTTGGGTTGCCCCGAATGCCCGGAGCTGTCGTTCGATAACAACGTCGATCTGTTGGATCACTTCCTGCGCCACGCACACGACCCGCCGGAAGGGTCGCAGGAAGGGGCCCTCCAGTGCCGGTACTGCTTGCAGTACCTGGGCGACCAGGAAGCCCTAACGAAGCACCATTCCGTGGCCCATCCGCTCGACACGAAGTGTGCTTATGGCAAAACCTTGAATTGTCTCATTTGTGAG TCCAGTTTCAGTACCGCGGCCGTGCTGGCGGGTCACATGGCCAAGTGGCACCGCTCGCTCGAAATGCCGTACCGGTGCGCCGGGTGCGACTTCCGCAGCTCGTCGCGCCGCGTAACGATCGATCATTTCTACGCGCGCCACCAGCGCACCACGCTGCTCCAGTGTCCGTGGTGTCAAAAGATGGTATCggcaacggccgccgccaatggGCCCGAGGCCCTCGGGAAGGTTTTGCGCGACTTCCTGCACCACCTGGGCCGCCACTCGAGCAAAACGGTCTCGAAACGGTGCCACAAGTGTGCGCTCAGTTTCCTCAGCAAGGGTGAGCACAAGTTTCACAGCATCTTCGATCACGTGTCCAGCTCCTGCGAGCCGACCGACGTTCAGCCGTTGCCAACGACGGATTCTCAAACAAAAATTCGCCGGCCGAAG AAAAAAGCGATCGTTCTGAAGGAACTGTGCACGTATCGCGTCGTCAAGGCGTACAGTGCGCTCGAGCTGAACATGGAGTGCGGTAGCGTCTGCCTCGAGTGTGGCAACGATTACGATTCGTTCAATCACATTAT TGGACTGCTGCAGTGCGTCAAATGTCCGTATCAGTCGGCCTGTCTGCCGTCGGTAGTTAATCACTCGGTAGTGTGTTCCGCGGCACAATCGTCCGAGAGCGGTGTTACGCTCGCGGCGGAAATGCACTGCAACTGTGGGTTCTCTTCAAACGACGGCAACGCGCTGGCCCGACACCTGAGTGCGTGCGAACGTGGTGGGACCGTGTTCTCGTCGGCCGAAGCGGCACAAGCGGCCAACTCGTCCAAGCGCAACATGCTCGACATGCTCGGACTGGTTCGGCGCGATGATGAGCAGGAAgtggaccagcagcagcagccggaacaggagcaggagcaggatcCAGCAGAAGGCCTCCAGCAAGACACGGCAGCTGTGGAAGAtgccggccaaccggcggcggcggcggcgaccgccGGAACCAGCGGCGTATCGTACGACCCATCGCAGTCACTGTACAACattgcggccaccggtggcgagCAGCAGTTCAATACGCAGCTCTCGCTGGACGATCTCGGCCCGTCGTCGGTTCTACCGACCCCACCGGACACCACCGACTGTACGCCGCAGCTGCGGGACGAGTACCAATCGCTGGCAACACCGCGCGTTCCGGATCAACCGGATTACTAA
- the LOC128272068 gene encoding 39S ribosomal protein L41, mitochondrial, which produces MFFVIRRSISTTAALAGKKNFRKFLLYNKRGTRIFKQRRTANPALYPDMPIDKRGVRDTGVTVDNRFTEIPEMIPELIVPALDGCKFKPYVSYKAPDVVQSEFTSQDLFNALYAQKIIDDWKSGKLNEDGSPVEPSADEALSKDEAWAKARKTGSDIF; this is translated from the coding sequence atgtttttcgttATTAGGCGAAGCATTTCGACTACCGCCGCGCTGGCgggcaaaaaaaactttcGAAAGTTTCTGCTCTACAACAAGCGCGGCACGAGAATCTTCAAGCAGCGGCGAACCGCAAATCCGGCCCTGTACCCCGACATGCCGATCGACAAACGCGGTGTGCGCGACACGGGAGTGACCGTGGACAATCGGTTCACCGAGATACCGGAAATGATTCCCGAGCTAATTGTGCCCGCTTTGGATGGCTGCAAGTTCAAGCCGTACGTTTCGTACAAGGCCCCGGATGTGGTGCAATCGGAATTCACCAGCCAGGATCTGTTCAATGCTCTGTACGCGCAGAAGATAATCGATGACTGGAAGAGTGGGAAGCTGAACGAGGACGGCAGCCCGGTCGAACCGTCGGCGGATGAAGCCCTCTCGAAGGACGAGGCCTGGGCGAAGGCCCGGAAAACCGGCTCGgatatattttaa
- the LOC128272067 gene encoding DNA topoisomerase 1-like has protein sequence MPRSYSRSPSRPRKSHRSSKHGKKQRSRSREYEYEHRRKDSDRSRRVNRSKSRSVTSSSSYRQEKKASYRSRSKDDRRYKSSSSKKSTSRDRYRGRKSRDRERYRRSSSSSSSSSSSSSSSSSRASSSSSRSSKNSGKSPEKEYVFKSMNAEIPGLVDHSETNAKLEKLDADEFVPQAFVSTRKPATNIVIDLASQTIKVPATEQPKALEEDSLFHPSFFPGDDDERMARWIKKLHSLRQTLL, from the exons ATGCCTCGTTCCTACTCGCGATCGCCTTCCCGGCCTCGTAAATCGCATCGAAGCAGTAAGCATGGCAAAAAGCAACGCTCTCGGTCACGGGAATATGAATATGAACATCGTCGAAAGGACAGCGACAGAAGCCGACGCGTGAACCGATCGAAATCTCGCTCGGTAACATCATCTTCGTCCTACCGTCAGGAGAAAAAAGCATCCTATCGAAGCCGTTCCAAGGATGATCGACGCTACAAGAGTTCGTCCAGCAAAAAGTCCACATCTCGCGATCGATACCGGGGACGCAAGTCACGCGACCGGGAGCGCTACCGTCGCTcatccagcagctccagcTCGTCTTCGTCCAGTagctccagcagcagttcgCGTGCGAGTAGTAGCAGCTCACGATCGTCTAAGAATTCGGGGAAATCTCCGGAGAAAGAGTACGTTTTCAAATCCATGAACGCGGAAATCCCCGGCCTCGTGGACCATTCGGAAACAAATGCGAAACTGGAAAAGTTGGATGCGGACGAATTCGTTCCTCAAGCGTTCGTGTCCACCAGGAAACCGGCCACCAATATCGTTATCGATCTGGCATCTCAAACCATCAAAGTGCCCGCTACGGAACAACCGAAAGCCCTGGAGGAAGATTCTCTCTTTCATCCCTCG TTCTTTCCaggcgatgacgacgagcgAATGGCACGATGGATCAAGAAGTTGCACAGCTTACGCCAAACTTTGCTCTGA
- the LOC128274673 gene encoding zinc finger protein 85-like, giving the protein MLRRHSKIHNKDQQHQCPYCSSKFAQFYKLEIHIRTHTGEKPYQCKVCDKAFHSSGILTQHSKIHNKRTKHQCPHCPSKFARLFDLNIHLRTHTGEKPYQCKVCDKSFHSAGYLAKHSKIHNKDKYHRCPHCSSTFAQLSSLKYHINTHTGEKPYQCKVCDKAFRAPGDLAEHSKIHNKDQQRQCPHCSLKFAYLSNLKIHIRIHTGEKPYQCEVCGKAFRSSSLLAQHSKSHKDHTKDHTKDHQCPHCSSRFRQLSGLQYHIRIHTGEKPYQCKVCDKAFAQLSTLKYHIRIHTGEKPYQCKVCDTAFRSSSILTRHSKIHNNGQKD; this is encoded by the exons ATGTTGA GACGacactcgaaaattcacaataaggaccaacagcatcagtgtcccTATTGTTCATCGAAGTTCGCGCAGTTTTATAAATTGGAAatccacatccgcactcacactggcgaaaagccataccagtgtaaagtctgtgataaagccttccattcatcaggcATACTaacacaacattcgaaaattcacaataagcGCACAaagcatcagtgtcctcattgcccttCAAAGTTTGCCCGTTTATTTGACCTCAACATTCACCtacgcactcacaccggcgaaaagccataccagtgtaaagtctgtgacaaatCCTTCCATTCAGCAGGCTATCtggcaaaacattcgaaaattcacaataaggacaaaTATCACcggtgtcctcattgttcatcaacgTTCGCACAGTTATCTTCTCTAAAGTATCACATCAatactcacaccggcgaaaagccataccagtgtaaagtctgtgataAAGCGTTCAGAGCACCAGGCGATTTggcagaacattcgaaaattcacaataaggaccaacagcgtcagtgtcctcattgttcattaAAGTTCGCATACTTGTCTAATCTCAAGATTCATATCCGAATTCACACTGgtgaaaagccataccagtgtgaAGTTTGTGGTAAAGCCTtccgttcatcatcattactggcacaacattcgaaatCTCACAAGGACCACACAAAGGACCACACAAAGgaccatcagtgtcctcattgttcatcaaggttcAGACAGTTATCTGGTCTACAGTATCACATCCGCattcacaccggcgaaaagccataccagtgtaaagtctgtgacaaagc GTTCGCACAGTTATCTACTCTTAAGTATCACATCCGCattcacaccggcgaaaagccataccagtgtaaagtctgtgacacGGCCTTCCGTTCATCAAGCATACTAACAcgacattcgaaaattcacaataatgGTCAGAAAG ATTAA
- the LOC128274678 gene encoding protein krueppel-like produces MFARSSNLKRHIRTHTGEKPYKCKVCDKAFISSCKLAIHSKIHNKDQQHQYPHCSATYTTAQLSNLKRHIRTHTGERPYQCKVCDKAFHASTTHSIAAPNSLSATRQFD; encoded by the exons atgttcgcacggtcatctaacctaaagagacatatccgcactcacactggcgaaaagccttacaagtgtaaagtctgtgacaaagcgttcatTTCATCATGCAAGCTGGCAATacactcgaaaattcacaataaggaccaacagcatcagtaTCCTCATTGTTCAGCAACATATACAACT gcacagttatctaacctaaagagacatatccgcactcacaccggcgaaaggccataccagtgcaAAGTTTGTGACAAAGCCTTTCATGCATCA ACAACGCACAGCATTGCGGCGCCAAATTCTCTGTCGGCCACTCGGCAGTTCGATTGA